The Drosophila nasuta strain 15112-1781.00 chromosome 2L, ASM2355853v1, whole genome shotgun sequence genome window below encodes:
- the LOC132783748 gene encoding peroxisomal biogenesis factor 19: MSEKKPNGDADDLNDLLDSALQDFDKTKSGDKGPSSTTDAATAGEVTDGAPDPDAFFVEQAKILAERMNTLFGGPDTPSGDIPPLPQDPDQFMAGFKKMAEAAAMTLSGENSANDEEVSKYSDSISQALKGLQEGTENLEAPAGENDIASMFSSLNLDGAADADGNSFLPFMEGMMQSLLSAEILLPSIKELLEKYPKYLEENDATLSAEDKERYQKQLELYKVIEGHLQSEKPDDSPTVKREKFRVVLDDMRKLQDYGQPPAEILAETGGDLPFGDPTAAAGLPASPQCPTM, encoded by the exons atgtcTGAGAAAAAGCCGAACGGAGACGCCGATGATCTCAACGATTTGCTAGACA GTGCTCTGCAGGATTTCGACAAAACAAAGAGTGGGGACAAGGGACCTTCCTCGACGACAGATGCCGCCACTGCAGGTGAAGTGACCGATGGCGCCCCAGATCCAGATGCATTTTTCGT TGAACAAGCGAAAATCTTGGCGGAGCGTATGAACACATTGTTCGGTGGCCCAGACACGCCCAGCGGTGATATACCACCACTGCCACAAGATCCCGATCAATTCATGGCCGGATTCAAGAAAATGGCCGAAGCAGCTGCGATGACATTGAGCGGGGAGAACTCTGCGAATGATGAAGAGGTGTCTAAGTATTCAGACAGCATTTCGCAGGCGCTGAAGGGTCTGCAAGAGGGCACTGAGAATCTGGAGGCGCCGGCTGGTGAAAACGACATTGCCAGCATGTTCAGTTCCTTGAATTTGGATGGC GCTGCTGATGCGGATGGCAATTCATTCTTGCCATTCATGGAGGGCATGATGCAGAGCCTTCTCTCGGCGGAGATCCTGCTGCCCAGCATTAAGGAGTTACTGGAGAAGTATCCCAAGTATTTGGAGGAGAACGACGCCACACTCTCAGCAGAGGACAAAGAAAG ATACCAGAAACAACTGGAACTTTACAAGGTGATTGAGGGACACTTGCAGAGCGAAAAACCCGACGATTCGCCTACAGTGAAGCGCGAGAAATTCCGTGTGGTGCTCGATGACATGCGCAAACTGCAAGACTACGGCCAGCCACCAGCTGAGATTCTGGCTGAAACTGGGGGCGATTTGCCCTTTGGAGAtccaacagcagctgctggtcTGCCGGCAAGTCCTCAGTGTCCCACTATGTAA